The Verrucomicrobium spinosum DSM 4136 = JCM 18804 genome includes a region encoding these proteins:
- a CDS encoding c-type cytochrome domain-containing protein, with the protein MPASAASLSQSESPENPSNPRRPLVGWICAVGLVVLFAVSMMLVPPVTNAAKALPTPEWALFFGRFHPIAVHLPVGVLIMAAFMEALVMLRFPLGQAVRGSVGFVMGFGAFGSIVAVVFGILLSREGGYKGGMFAAHQALGIATVVGSLLALIFKQISEDSGGRIRFVYRGLLFLTLGIMSVGAHFGGNMVHGSDYLLEYAPKDVRNTVRTVEAKVVDFFAPSAAQVEVTRVTAETVATEPAPVGTPAPAMVPETNGTEVGGGPAAPAPAVATVDTAGSPTFYAAVVAPLMEAKCNNCHNADKTKGDLRLDNHEAILKGGESGDNVVAGDPEKSLLVARMKLPLDHDDHMPPENKDQPTAEEIELVAIWVKAGASKDLKVADAQVPDNLKPTLQALLSKAKGGSGGSTPPVMLTLAEAAAQAPSAGGVDPAVAEAMKKINGTGASLAPVAQNAKELRFTALNVARDYSDANLKELESIGSSLVALDLARTKVTDAGLAALAKMTNLKELHLENTAVTDAAGSSLKGLAKLEYLNLYGTKVTDKILGDLEGLKALKALYLWQTGVTEPAAEAFRAKRPGLLVNIGWTEKDNAKVVAAPAPAPAPEKPAAPAPAAAPAGKADPNSKIYADIAAPILAAKCNACHGSEKSKGKLRMHTFADLLKGGGDGPTTVIASNAKESLLLVRAKLPLDDDDHMPPSDEPQLTKEELALLEWWVAEGASETLTLAAAKKSPEIEGFANAYLSAKKPAAAPAPVVAKVEPKAPAPTPAPAPAATPAPAKPESAKVVAGGGKALDPNAKIYDELVAPILAAKCNACHGTDKSKGKLKMHTFSDLLKGGSDGATTVIAGNTKDSLLLVRAKLPKEDDEHMPPADEPQLSKEELAFLEWWIAEGASESLTFANARKTPEIEVIAKALYAAKPAKADGGKKVVEKPKPKPLTDAEKKIIAEVSAKVTALNASMMAVSLDSEQLRLGTVNAADKFGDKELALLAPVNPHLIWVDLARTKVTDSGLAMVAGMTNLERLHLENTAITDAGLDHLAKLGKLEYLNLYGTKVTDAGLAKLAAAKSLKKLFVWQTGATREGAKKLEAQIPGLVVNVGLSEAEIAKLIESAQPPPKPAETPKPAAAPAKPEEKKPEAKKPETPAAAPAPAKPADAKPAEVKKPDAAPAPAPAPAPKPEEKKPDAPPAVPAPAADANKK; encoded by the coding sequence ATGCCAGCTTCAGCAGCCAGTCTCAGCCAGAGTGAATCCCCCGAGAACCCATCCAACCCGCGTCGTCCGCTGGTGGGCTGGATCTGTGCCGTGGGGCTTGTGGTGCTCTTTGCCGTTTCGATGATGCTTGTCCCGCCCGTGACGAATGCGGCCAAAGCACTGCCGACTCCGGAGTGGGCATTGTTTTTTGGGCGATTCCATCCCATCGCGGTGCACTTGCCTGTTGGGGTGCTTATCATGGCCGCCTTCATGGAAGCTCTGGTCATGCTTCGCTTTCCTCTCGGACAGGCGGTCAGGGGGTCCGTGGGATTTGTGATGGGCTTTGGGGCCTTTGGCTCGATTGTGGCGGTGGTGTTCGGCATCCTGCTTTCTCGCGAGGGCGGGTACAAGGGGGGCATGTTCGCCGCGCACCAGGCGCTGGGCATCGCCACGGTGGTGGGGTCGCTTTTGGCCCTCATCTTCAAGCAGATCTCCGAAGATAGTGGCGGAAGGATCCGGTTCGTCTATCGGGGGTTGCTTTTCCTCACGCTGGGGATCATGAGCGTGGGCGCGCACTTTGGCGGCAACATGGTGCATGGCAGCGACTACCTGCTGGAGTATGCGCCGAAAGACGTGCGCAACACGGTGCGGACGGTGGAGGCCAAGGTGGTGGACTTTTTTGCGCCAAGTGCAGCGCAGGTTGAGGTGACACGCGTCACCGCTGAGACTGTGGCCACCGAGCCCGCTCCGGTCGGGACGCCTGCCCCAGCCATGGTGCCGGAAACAAATGGGACAGAAGTGGGTGGCGGTCCTGCTGCCCCGGCTCCGGCCGTGGCGACGGTGGACACGGCGGGCAGCCCGACGTTCTACGCGGCGGTGGTGGCCCCGCTGATGGAGGCCAAGTGTAACAATTGCCACAATGCCGACAAGACCAAAGGCGATCTTCGACTCGACAATCATGAGGCCATCTTGAAAGGGGGCGAAAGTGGCGACAATGTCGTGGCGGGCGATCCTGAGAAGAGCCTGCTGGTGGCTCGCATGAAGCTGCCGCTGGATCATGACGACCACATGCCTCCGGAAAACAAGGATCAGCCGACCGCCGAAGAAATTGAGTTGGTGGCGATCTGGGTCAAAGCCGGTGCCAGCAAGGATCTGAAGGTGGCTGACGCCCAGGTTCCGGACAACCTGAAGCCGACGCTCCAGGCACTCCTTTCCAAGGCCAAAGGTGGCAGTGGTGGAAGTACGCCGCCGGTCATGTTGACCCTGGCGGAAGCGGCAGCGCAGGCCCCAAGCGCGGGCGGGGTGGATCCCGCCGTGGCGGAGGCCATGAAGAAGATCAATGGTACCGGGGCTTCCCTGGCACCAGTGGCTCAGAATGCCAAGGAGCTGCGCTTCACAGCGCTCAATGTGGCGCGTGACTACAGTGATGCGAATCTCAAGGAGCTGGAGTCTATCGGTAGCTCTCTGGTGGCGCTCGATCTGGCTCGCACCAAGGTCACCGATGCAGGGTTGGCTGCTCTGGCCAAAATGACCAATCTCAAGGAACTGCATTTGGAAAATACGGCGGTGACGGATGCCGCTGGGTCCAGTTTGAAGGGGCTGGCGAAGCTGGAGTACCTCAACCTGTACGGTACGAAAGTGACAGACAAGATCCTTGGCGATCTGGAAGGGTTGAAAGCGCTCAAGGCGCTCTACCTCTGGCAGACGGGAGTGACCGAGCCGGCGGCGGAAGCCTTCCGCGCCAAGCGCCCCGGCTTGCTGGTGAACATCGGCTGGACGGAGAAGGACAATGCAAAAGTGGTTGCGGCACCTGCCCCTGCACCCGCTCCTGAGAAGCCCGCTGCGCCTGCTCCAGCTGCTGCTCCGGCAGGGAAGGCTGACCCCAACTCTAAAATCTATGCGGACATCGCGGCCCCGATCCTGGCCGCCAAGTGCAATGCCTGCCACGGCTCGGAGAAGAGCAAAGGCAAGCTGCGCATGCACACCTTTGCGGATCTGCTGAAGGGCGGTGGCGACGGTCCCACGACGGTGATCGCGAGCAATGCCAAGGAGAGCTTGTTGCTGGTACGGGCCAAGCTGCCGCTGGATGATGACGATCACATGCCGCCGAGCGATGAGCCCCAGCTCACCAAAGAGGAGCTGGCACTTCTGGAATGGTGGGTGGCGGAGGGAGCCAGCGAGACGCTGACCCTAGCGGCGGCCAAGAAGTCTCCAGAGATCGAGGGGTTCGCCAATGCTTATCTTTCCGCCAAGAAGCCTGCTGCTGCTCCTGCCCCTGTGGTGGCCAAAGTGGAGCCGAAAGCTCCTGCGCCAACGCCTGCGCCTGCTCCGGCTGCAACTCCTGCTCCGGCCAAGCCTGAAAGCGCAAAGGTTGTGGCTGGCGGGGGCAAGGCTCTTGACCCCAATGCCAAAATTTACGACGAACTGGTTGCGCCCATCCTGGCCGCCAAATGCAACGCCTGCCACGGAACAGACAAAAGCAAGGGCAAGCTTAAGATGCACACATTTTCCGACCTGCTCAAAGGCGGCAGTGATGGTGCCACCACGGTGATCGCTGGCAACACCAAGGACAGCCTGCTGCTGGTGCGTGCCAAGCTGCCCAAGGAGGACGACGAGCACATGCCGCCAGCTGATGAGCCGCAGCTCAGCAAGGAAGAGCTGGCCTTCCTGGAGTGGTGGATCGCCGAGGGGGCAAGTGAATCCCTGACCTTTGCCAACGCCAGGAAGACCCCGGAGATCGAAGTGATCGCCAAGGCGCTCTACGCTGCCAAGCCTGCCAAAGCTGACGGTGGCAAAAAGGTTGTCGAGAAACCGAAGCCCAAGCCCCTGACAGATGCGGAGAAGAAGATCATTGCTGAAGTGTCTGCCAAGGTCACTGCGCTGAATGCCTCCATGATGGCGGTGTCTCTGGACAGCGAGCAACTGCGTCTCGGTACGGTGAATGCAGCGGACAAGTTCGGTGACAAGGAGCTGGCGCTGCTGGCTCCTGTGAACCCGCATCTCATCTGGGTGGATCTGGCCCGGACGAAGGTGACGGATTCAGGACTCGCCATGGTGGCGGGGATGACCAACCTGGAGCGCCTGCATCTGGAGAATACGGCAATCACGGATGCCGGACTCGATCACCTGGCCAAGCTGGGCAAGCTGGAGTACCTCAATCTCTACGGTACCAAGGTGACCGATGCCGGCCTGGCCAAACTGGCCGCTGCCAAATCCCTGAAGAAGCTCTTCGTCTGGCAGACAGGGGCTACGCGGGAAGGGGCGAAGAAGCTGGAGGCTCAAATCCCAGGTCTGGTTGTGAATGTGGGGCTGAGCGAGGCTGAAATTGCCAAACTCATAGAGTCCGCCCAACCGCCGCCGAAACCTGCCGAGACCCCGAAGCCAGCCGCCGCCCCAGCCAAGCCCGAGGAGAAGAAGCCGGAAGCGAAAAAGCCTGAGACACCAGCTGCGGCTCCTGCTCCGGCAAAACCGGCCGACGCGAAGCCCGCGGAGGTCAAGAAGCCTGATGCAGCGCCTGCACCCGCTCCCGCTCCTGCGCCAAAACCTGAGGAGAAGAAGCCTGATGCCCCGCCAGCGGTGCCAGCCCCTGCTGCGGACGCCAACAAGAAGTGA
- a CDS encoding LamG-like jellyroll fold domain-containing protein, with the protein MSRFWKIYVPVFVVITAAAIAVVEWRRNREKDVRAEEVPLDLDQKKMMGLSRVGSGFLVWERRTKSGAWEIWSKRINGGKERRLVPTESGRDHFCPKISPDGRRLAYLSYPRGSTGYPGHVGRYGVLWVMDLKSRKRRVVAAEARSYAEHRAVVWRGEDRLCFIDNKGFTQEFSLSTGQTTRLLKQPSEVFGYLMSPDGRHATSGTPEFARVDTEAQTLWHEQRQSGCQPYFTADSKWGFWMGGAGGPVNKMRLATREIGQILQKDDERLHGKRNYIYFPMVSPCQRLIAFAASPDSHDHFEADYDLYLAHLNPVTLEIIGNPVRYTSFKGTDRYPDVYRTELPLGTRYVEGETTLDFAVKDVGKGPWGWHMTGKVNYEGDKVQHTFKKPGEYWIEARQLPDGRKLRGYVHVSPPAPPKVEGARREGKDGIVVDFDEPVDSREAIVKLADGTVLNGWKLSEGDLSLSVKLPEQSKDAEALVIEGFKDRAQHPNRMAATALRVPKAAWPATDEGLVFVWEQVRGLTKLPNGNPCTVVPQGVAFWDQRGAMKLRGGWFDAPDAGELVSSECRKTHEVSLEMVITPQGNVKEKEDRRILTLANNDQERNLTIIQRGPRLFLWMRTPANGPAGDVEETSLAVVQKGYPHHLVLAYGKDKLTVYVDGQVAWTRNRITGDFSNWESMKMRLGASSEGKQAWRGEIERVLIYNRKLRDEEVAQHANSSIVMSGQRLPVKEGVVWAKLTEMSPTPTLQEFQPYTEALVNHLYEVTEVVEGVGDLGVKPGDQIVVSHWSWMGAHPLPAQKLQLGQTLKLRLQRPEDHPELDSLFVKDGLSSGFDAPTFHDVAEWDAAPEGKGGGDVPQVAR; encoded by the coding sequence ATGTCGCGCTTTTGGAAGATCTATGTTCCTGTTTTTGTAGTGATTACGGCGGCAGCCATTGCCGTGGTGGAATGGAGGCGGAACCGTGAAAAAGACGTTCGTGCTGAAGAGGTGCCCCTGGATCTGGACCAAAAGAAGATGATGGGGTTGTCCCGCGTGGGGTCCGGATTTCTGGTGTGGGAGCGCCGCACGAAGTCGGGAGCTTGGGAGATCTGGTCGAAGCGCATCAACGGCGGCAAGGAACGCCGTCTGGTGCCGACTGAGTCTGGGCGGGATCACTTCTGCCCCAAAATTTCCCCCGACGGCAGGCGCTTGGCCTACCTGAGCTATCCGCGGGGGTCCACAGGCTACCCTGGGCATGTGGGGCGGTACGGAGTGCTGTGGGTGATGGACCTGAAAAGCCGCAAACGCCGAGTGGTGGCTGCGGAAGCTCGCAGCTATGCGGAGCACCGTGCCGTGGTTTGGAGGGGGGAGGACCGGCTGTGCTTTATCGACAACAAGGGATTTACCCAGGAGTTCAGCTTGAGCACGGGGCAGACGACCCGCCTGCTCAAGCAGCCCAGTGAGGTGTTTGGTTACCTGATGAGTCCAGACGGGAGGCATGCCACCTCCGGCACGCCAGAATTTGCAAGGGTGGATACGGAGGCCCAGACCCTCTGGCATGAACAGAGGCAGAGCGGCTGTCAGCCCTACTTCACCGCCGACAGCAAGTGGGGGTTTTGGATGGGAGGGGCCGGCGGACCTGTGAACAAGATGCGTCTGGCCACGCGCGAGATCGGCCAGATCCTGCAGAAGGACGACGAGCGCCTGCACGGAAAGCGGAATTACATCTACTTTCCCATGGTTTCTCCGTGTCAACGGCTCATCGCGTTCGCTGCCTCCCCGGACAGCCATGACCACTTCGAGGCGGACTACGATCTGTACCTCGCCCACCTGAACCCGGTGACACTGGAGATCATTGGCAACCCTGTACGTTATACCAGTTTCAAGGGAACGGACCGTTATCCCGACGTGTACCGGACAGAGCTGCCCCTGGGCACCCGGTATGTGGAAGGGGAAACTACCTTGGACTTTGCGGTGAAGGATGTGGGGAAGGGGCCATGGGGCTGGCACATGACCGGCAAGGTGAACTATGAAGGGGACAAGGTGCAGCACACGTTCAAAAAACCGGGTGAATACTGGATTGAAGCCCGACAGCTTCCGGATGGGAGAAAGTTGCGTGGCTACGTGCATGTGAGCCCCCCTGCTCCGCCCAAGGTGGAAGGCGCCCGGCGTGAGGGCAAGGATGGCATTGTGGTGGATTTCGACGAGCCTGTTGACAGCAGGGAGGCCATCGTCAAGCTGGCGGATGGCACCGTGCTGAATGGCTGGAAACTGAGTGAGGGGGATCTTTCCCTTTCCGTGAAGCTTCCGGAGCAGTCGAAAGATGCAGAGGCACTGGTGATCGAGGGCTTCAAGGACCGGGCGCAACATCCCAACCGGATGGCGGCGACGGCCCTTCGTGTGCCCAAGGCTGCCTGGCCGGCCACCGATGAAGGGCTTGTTTTTGTGTGGGAACAGGTGCGGGGGCTGACGAAGCTGCCCAATGGGAACCCCTGCACCGTGGTGCCTCAAGGGGTGGCCTTCTGGGATCAGCGGGGGGCGATGAAATTGCGTGGCGGCTGGTTTGATGCGCCGGATGCCGGTGAGCTGGTTTCTTCGGAATGCCGCAAGACTCATGAGGTGAGCTTGGAAATGGTGATCACGCCCCAGGGCAACGTGAAGGAGAAGGAGGACCGGCGCATCCTGACGCTGGCAAACAATGACCAGGAGCGCAATCTCACGATCATCCAGCGTGGGCCGCGCCTATTTCTCTGGATGAGGACCCCGGCCAACGGCCCGGCGGGGGATGTGGAGGAGACCTCCCTGGCGGTGGTGCAGAAGGGATACCCCCACCACCTCGTCCTGGCCTACGGCAAGGATAAACTGACCGTGTATGTGGACGGGCAGGTGGCCTGGACTAGAAACCGCATCACGGGCGACTTCAGCAACTGGGAGTCCATGAAGATGCGTCTGGGTGCCTCATCAGAGGGCAAGCAAGCCTGGCGTGGCGAGATCGAACGGGTGCTGATCTACAATCGCAAGTTGAGGGACGAGGAGGTGGCCCAGCATGCCAATTCGTCCATCGTGATGTCGGGACAGCGTCTTCCCGTGAAGGAGGGCGTCGTTTGGGCGAAGTTGACGGAGATGTCTCCCACGCCCACGTTGCAGGAGTTTCAGCCCTATACTGAGGCTCTCGTCAATCACCTCTATGAAGTGACGGAGGTGGTGGAAGGGGTGGGTGACCTTGGGGTGAAACCCGGGGATCAGATCGTGGTCTCCCACTGGAGCTGGATGGGCGCGCACCCCCTCCCAGCCCAGAAGCTGCAACTGGGGCAGACCTTGAAACTCCGGTTGCAACGCCCGGAAGATCATCCAGAACTGGACAGCCTTTTTGTGAAGGATGGGCTGAGCAGTGGGTTCGATGCGCCAACCTTTCATGATGTCGCAGAATGGGACGCGGCACCGGAGGGGAAGGGGGGCGGAGATGTGCCTCAAGTGGCGCGTTGA
- a CDS encoding cryptochrome/photolyase family protein — MLTKTPVSLHWFRRDLRLTDNTALHAAQTASTQVIPFYVLSSWKKAHAWTGPNRQHFLCGNLESLAKNLEAIGSRLIIRSGETVSEIERLIRETGATALYTNRDPDPYGQTIETHVIALCNKLGVAFHTCKDAVLHQPQEVLTGNGGPYRVFTPYSKNWLSLPKAQPLSKVRTLGDAPSPKIKSLPLPTVVHWHLPEPTATLPTPGEKAARDRMKTFVDSVRLPRYEETRNFPSVPGTSQLSPDLRYGLISIRELYHRCQQALAQAGGQPAAQSGINTYIKELAWREFYMAVLHFYPEVLETDFNPDLRGVSWHQDPAGLAAWKEGRTGFPLVDAGMRQLLATGWMHNRVRMIVSMFLTKDLHVHWMEGESHFMQLLVDGEIASNNGGWQWSAGTGADAAPWFRIQNPWTQTKRYDPEGKYIKTWVPELKDVPAEMFFAPPTNGLPLAKGYPLPIVDHATERDRTLQRFKVATKR, encoded by the coding sequence ATGTTGACCAAAACACCCGTCTCACTGCACTGGTTTCGCCGCGACCTGCGACTCACAGACAACACTGCCCTACACGCCGCTCAGACGGCTTCCACTCAGGTGATCCCCTTTTACGTCCTCAGCAGTTGGAAGAAGGCGCACGCCTGGACAGGCCCCAATCGCCAGCATTTTTTGTGCGGCAATCTGGAGTCTTTGGCCAAGAATCTGGAGGCAATCGGTTCCCGTCTCATCATCCGGTCTGGAGAGACGGTGTCAGAAATCGAGCGGTTGATTCGCGAGACGGGGGCCACCGCGCTCTATACAAACCGTGATCCCGATCCCTATGGGCAGACGATCGAGACCCATGTGATCGCTCTTTGCAACAAGCTCGGCGTGGCGTTTCATACCTGCAAAGACGCCGTGCTCCACCAGCCACAGGAGGTGCTCACTGGCAATGGCGGCCCCTACCGGGTCTTCACTCCTTATTCCAAAAACTGGTTGTCGCTTCCCAAAGCCCAGCCTCTCAGCAAGGTACGCACCCTGGGAGACGCACCCTCGCCGAAGATCAAGAGCCTCCCCCTCCCCACAGTGGTTCACTGGCACCTGCCAGAGCCGACCGCCACCCTGCCCACCCCCGGCGAAAAAGCCGCTCGCGACCGGATGAAGACGTTTGTGGACAGCGTCAGGCTCCCCCGGTACGAGGAAACGCGAAACTTCCCTTCCGTGCCCGGCACCTCGCAGCTCAGTCCGGACTTGCGATACGGCCTGATCAGCATCCGGGAGCTCTATCATCGCTGTCAGCAGGCGCTGGCCCAGGCGGGCGGACAGCCGGCGGCACAGTCAGGCATCAACACTTATATCAAAGAACTGGCCTGGCGGGAATTTTACATGGCTGTTCTCCACTTCTACCCGGAGGTGCTGGAGACCGACTTCAACCCAGACCTCCGCGGCGTTTCCTGGCACCAAGATCCCGCCGGTCTCGCAGCGTGGAAAGAAGGCCGCACAGGCTTTCCGCTGGTGGATGCCGGCATGCGCCAGCTTCTCGCCACCGGCTGGATGCACAACCGTGTGCGTATGATTGTTTCCATGTTCCTCACCAAGGATCTTCATGTGCACTGGATGGAGGGTGAGAGCCACTTTATGCAACTCCTGGTGGACGGGGAGATCGCCAGCAACAATGGCGGGTGGCAGTGGAGCGCAGGCACCGGTGCCGACGCCGCGCCGTGGTTCCGCATCCAGAATCCCTGGACCCAGACCAAACGCTACGATCCCGAGGGCAAGTACATCAAGACCTGGGTGCCGGAGTTGAAAGACGTCCCGGCGGAGATGTTCTTTGCACCGCCCACGAATGGCCTGCCTCTGGCCAAAGGATACCCCCTTCCGATAGTCGATCACGCCACAGAACGGGATCGCACGCTGCAACGGTTCAAGGTGGCAACGAAGCGATAA
- a CDS encoding ATP-binding protein — translation MFAFPDTLSAHDDRPHCAGQISPSRQVEPRLFRPFVAGKERGESVRRRARRLAEIPDSLLKPFEPWRTSLPREVVRRALDWCVEGAEDSHGIGLLGPDGMGKTRMLVTLLLRLPDTCSWMYLPASRLATAVTDQHDDDARVVQRARRLLSEARRVRVLLLDDMGEEDAPREAAPELEALLDHRGSCGLPVLWTSQFSLNELAARYGGEGWAIVRRLTQASWLVEMADAEG, via the coding sequence ATGTTCGCCTTCCCAGACACCTTATCTGCCCACGACGACCGGCCCCATTGCGCAGGACAGATCTCGCCGAGTCGCCAGGTGGAGCCGCGACTTTTTCGTCCGTTCGTGGCCGGGAAGGAACGTGGTGAGTCTGTCCGTCGTCGGGCTCGACGCCTGGCGGAAATACCGGACAGTCTTTTGAAACCCTTTGAACCGTGGCGGACGAGTCTCCCACGTGAAGTGGTGCGGAGAGCCTTGGATTGGTGTGTGGAAGGCGCGGAGGATTCTCATGGGATTGGTCTGCTTGGGCCAGATGGGATGGGCAAGACGCGGATGCTTGTCACGTTGCTCCTGCGGTTGCCGGACACTTGCTCTTGGATGTATCTGCCGGCCTCCCGTTTGGCCACTGCGGTGACGGATCAACACGATGATGACGCCCGGGTGGTGCAGAGAGCCAGGCGCCTGCTCAGTGAAGCACGTCGGGTGCGGGTGCTGTTGTTAGACGACATGGGTGAGGAAGACGCACCTCGGGAGGCTGCGCCGGAGCTTGAAGCTCTGCTCGACCACCGGGGTTCTTGCGGCCTGCCTGTTCTGTGGACGAGCCAGTTCAGCCTGAACGAACTGGCTGCCCGCTATGGTGGCGAAGGATGGGCCATCGTACGACGCCTCACCCAGGCATCGTGGCTGGTGGAGATGGCGGATGCGGAAGGGTGA
- a CDS encoding GNAT family N-acetyltransferase: MIHLLPAASEHHDAIWHIFHEVIQGGDAYVFPEHMSQSEALAYWLAPGHHAYVAVNGGGRVIGSYILKPNQPGRGAHVANGSYMTAGSARGMGVGSIMAEHSIAEAERLGYRAIQFNIVVSTNGTAVRLWQRHGFKILATLPLAFHHAKLGYVDAYLMHRFVGEAPAAPTMPGESPP; the protein is encoded by the coding sequence ATGATCCATCTCTTACCCGCTGCCTCCGAGCACCACGATGCCATCTGGCACATCTTCCATGAGGTGATCCAGGGTGGGGATGCATACGTCTTCCCGGAGCACATGAGCCAGTCAGAAGCGCTGGCTTACTGGCTCGCTCCAGGCCACCACGCCTATGTCGCCGTGAATGGCGGCGGCCGGGTGATCGGCAGTTATATCCTAAAACCCAATCAACCCGGGCGCGGGGCCCATGTCGCCAATGGCAGCTACATGACCGCCGGCAGTGCCCGCGGCATGGGCGTCGGCTCCATCATGGCGGAGCACTCCATCGCGGAGGCGGAACGGCTGGGCTACCGGGCCATCCAGTTCAACATCGTCGTCAGTACGAACGGCACGGCAGTGCGACTTTGGCAGCGGCACGGCTTCAAGATCCTGGCCACCCTGCCCCTGGCATTCCATCATGCGAAGCTGGGCTACGTGGATGCCTATCTCATGCACCGGTTTGTGGGTGAAGCCCCAGCGGCTCCTACCATGCCAGGTGAATCCCCGCCTTGA